The DNA window CATCTTATCTCCCATTAGCCTGAGTGCTCCCCCAGGGCATCTCCTCTTCCCCCTGGACCAACCTTTGGAGCCAGGGACAGGGATGTCCCACAGGGGCtataagggaaaggaagaaggaagcccAATGTCTGATGGTAAGTAATCGGCAGACCTGAGCGAGCCTGGCCTTGCTTCTGCCCGTCTTCCCATGTGTATGAGacttggtggggaaggggagtgagTGCCTGGAGTCCCAGCAACCTTGTACAGCTAAGCCAGGCCCTCTTTCAgggccttctccccaccccatagCTGCCTCTGAAGCCCTCTCACCTTTAAGGCCCCACAGATCTCTACTGTGTCCACCTCTTGCACCACCGTGATGCGGAAATTGGGTGTCTGCATCAGCTCTTTCAGAAGCTGTCCCTGGGCCAGGTCCTTGCAGCCTAAAGTAGGGAGGGGATAAGGCTTTAAGAAGGGACTCTTGACTCTTCTTCCCACAACTGCCCTAAGCAGGACCTATAGCTCTTTCCGTAGGGGTGCCCCAACTCCCCTCACCTTTGATGCTGGGATCTTCTTCCTTCACCTGCCTTATGGGGAGAAGATGGCTAAGTGGGTGGGGAATATAGCCTGGGGAGGCGATGTAACTGGAGTTGCATTATCTATGTGGGTGGTGGGGTCTCACCAATGGTTGTCTCACAGAACTTCTCATCAGCCACCTCGCTGGCAATGTTGGCCCCCATCAGCACGCTCATGGGGATGCCAAGGCGCTCCCCAATCACTTCAGAGATGAGCTTCAGCCCGTTGGGGCCCTCGTCTACCCCCTGGGCACAGGATGGAGCTCAGGCCAGGTGCCTTTTATCCCCAACTGAGGGCTTCCCACCTAGAAATCCTGCCCATTGCAAATTCACTGTTCATCAATGTCCCTCCCCAAAGGTCCTCCCCTATTCCAATGCAGCCAAAGCTAGCTGTGAGGAGAGCAGATAACATGTGAAAACGAATCCATCTGAAAACTCTCCTTCCACAACCTGCTTCTCCAAGGTAATGTATCCCCGCCACATCCCTAAACAGCCCACTCCTGAGTACCCCCAACCAACTTCCATCCCAGCCACTGCTCCAAACCAGCTTCCCTTCTCAACTCCTCAAACCAGCCCACTTCTTGTATCCCCTAGGCATCCCTTGTACACCTCCTAAACTCCCCAAGACATCTGCCTCCAAACCCATCTCTTATCTACTCCCCAACCAACCTCCCCTTCCCAGTGGCCCCCCGCATCTGTTTCTCAAGCTTCCCCAAAGCCAGCTCCTCTCTTCGGAAAACTCCTGGCCTACTTCTGCTCTTTTCTGTTTGTCGCACTTCACCCACCCTGAGCCCCACAGCAGTTAGCTGCATCCCCATCCACAGGAGGGTGTCCCTGGCACCTTAATAAGAGATATGCCAATGGTGTCTGCCTTCAGGTGGCCCTTGAGCTGATCACAGATCTTGCCGATGAACTGATGGGGTACCACAAAGATCAGGATGTCAGCATCCACTGCAGCCTGGACCACATCTGGGACAGCCACCTGTGGGGGTGACCAGTGTTCACGGGCCTGACGGACTGCTTCTAGCCCCTGTGGAGCCCCATGCAGGAGATCTAGGAGACAGGGTGAGGCTGGTGGGGAAGAAGGAGGGCAGTTTGGGGGTTGAATCTGGAAGGGCTGAACCTGGAGGAACAAGACACTTCTATTCCTTCCGCCTAGCCATCATTCCCTCTAGGTTCCAGCTGTCCTGGGTTCTTGAGGACTCCTGGAAACCTCCTCTCAGCACTCTCCTAGCCCTTGGCTGTGGGACAGTGAGGGAGGCCAAAGGAGGTCTGGGCTTGGCAAGAGGAAGAGGCCAAGTAAGATTTCATCACCCTGCTCCTTAGGGCTCCCAACTGGGAAGGGAGAGCCCCAGTCTTCCTGCTGTCTTTCCTGCTCCCCCTTTCCAGGTGGGGAGTCAGCCACATGGATCTGACCAAAGACCTTAAGTCCAAGGAGCTGTCTCCACATCTACTAATAACCCAGTGAATGAGTAACAGGGTTAGAGCCCGAGGCAGGCACTACCCAGACCCCAAGTCTGGGGGCCAGAGAACCTGTCTTTGGTTGCCACAGAGACCAACTCCCTCATCCTCTCCCCGTCCCTTTCCTGCCTGGGAGCCCACGGGGTGGGGTGGAGATGCAGGGGGATGCATTCAGGTTCTCCCCAGTCCCAGGAAGTGCTCAGGGGAGCAGTTTGGGGGCTGTGCCCAGGGACGCCCTGTGCCTGGAGTAGCCCTCCTGAGATGCTTCTCAAGTACAGGTGGCACGTGAAGTGGCCCCCTCCCAGCAGGAAGCACCccctccacttccctctcccttcttacGGGGCGTTGGGGCTCACCACATTGGGGGGCAACTTGTGCCCTGGCAGGTATTTGACATTCTCATGCTGTGTGTTGATGACCTCTGTCAGCTTTCTGCCCCCGACGTCTTCCTCAAACACCCACATGGTCACCCGTGGGTCAAAGCGTGCCAGCTGGGCTGCATTGCCACCCACAATCTTGGCGATGGCTGAGCCCCTGGCAGGAGGGGGAGCACAGAAAGTGGAGGAGCGGGGGCGTGAGAGAGGAACGGTGGCGGGGAGGGGACAGTGCTCCCCCTCAGGATGTCACAGAAGCTACTGGATTATTTACCTGCCACCTTCCTTGTCACCCCCTCCCCGTGACGCTGCGTCTCTCCTGACCTAGCAGTAGAAaggagactcagtttcctttcccTCACACTTTGCTGCTGGAGAAGGGGGCCAGCCTCCTgatctcccccccccaccccctaacCCAGGCAGCCTTTCAGGCAGGGAGCACTCTGGAGGCTCCCTTCCCGTGGCGAACAGGTGCTGCTGCCCGAGACGCAAGGGCCAGGAGCGGTCTGGGCATTGTCTGTCCTGCCGGGGTAGGCACAGAAGACAGCAACAGGGGTGGGCCAGGAGCTGGAGGCATTTCCTCCCCACTGGACTGCCTCCTGCCCACCAAACCTCCCTCCCTAACCTCCTGTATACTTGAGGGAGCCTCCCCttccaccgcccccccccccccccaatactCCTTGACAGAGCCGCTTACCAGTTACCAGAGCCTACAATGCAGACTTTCTTGCCGGCCATGGTGCCGCTTTGCTGCCTGAGCCACCAGCTGGGTGCCACTCTCCCCAGCTCCTCTGCCGGCTGGGAGCATATAACTCCAACACACGTGGGTGCAGCCAAGCCCCGCCCctccaggggaggggaggcgggcaCCCAGGGAGACAGAGTCTGGCAGGgccagggaaagggaagaaaagggtaGAGACAGGTGGGGAACAGGAATGGGGCCGAGACCAGGCCTGCTTTTCCTCTTAGGTTTGCCCGCTGACGGTGCTGGCACGCTgcttccctcaccccctccctccccgcaacGGTTTCATTTTAAGGTCTGCCAAGACCGGGCCCAGATAAGGAGCGAGTGCCCGGTCCCCCCTACTCCCATCCCCTAGCACTGGAATAAATTGTATTCAGTCCCAGCAGCAGATACAGGCATGCCTTCTTTTCCAAGGTAGGAACCGCCCCCCACTTGTCCCCCCCAGGACCCGGAAAGCTTTTCTAGGGGTTCATCCTCTGGCGATGACGGGTCACGTGTTGCCCCACGCTAGCCCCACTGCAGGGCTGTGGGT is part of the Phocoena sinus isolate mPhoSin1 chromosome 10, mPhoSin1.pri, whole genome shotgun sequence genome and encodes:
- the GPD1 gene encoding glycerol-3-phosphate dehydrogenase [NAD(+)], cytoplasmic isoform X2, with the protein product MWVFEEDVGGRKLTEVINTQHENVKYLPGHKLPPNVVAVPDVVQAAVDADILIFVVPHQFIGKICDQLKGHLKADTIGISLIKGVDEGPNGLKLISEVIGERLGIPMSVLMGANIASEVADEKFCETTIGCKDLAQGQLLKELMQTPNFRITVVQEVDTVEICGALKNIVAVGAGFCDGLGFGDNTKAAVIRLGLMEMIAFTKLFCGGPVSPATFLESCGVADLITTCYGGRNRKVAEAFARTGKSIEQLEKEMLNGQKLQGPQTARELHSILQHKGLLDKFPLFMAVYKVCYENQPVGEFIRCLQNHPEHM
- the GPD1 gene encoding glycerol-3-phosphate dehydrogenase [NAD(+)], cytoplasmic isoform X1, with protein sequence MAGKKVCIVGSGNWGSAIAKIVGGNAAQLARFDPRVTMWVFEEDVGGRKLTEVINTQHENVKYLPGHKLPPNVVAVPDVVQAAVDADILIFVVPHQFIGKICDQLKGHLKADTIGISLIKGVDEGPNGLKLISEVIGERLGIPMSVLMGANIASEVADEKFCETTIGCKDLAQGQLLKELMQTPNFRITVVQEVDTVEICGALKNIVAVGAGFCDGLGFGDNTKAAVIRLGLMEMIAFTKLFCGGPVSPATFLESCGVADLITTCYGGRNRKVAEAFARTGKSIEQLEKEMLNGQKLQGPQTARELHSILQHKGLLDKFPLFMAVYKVCYENQPVGEFIRCLQNHPEHM